The Flavobacterium marginilacus genome window below encodes:
- a CDS encoding YceI family protein, with amino-acid sequence MAATKWAIDPTHSEIGFKVKHMMFTNVSGTFGTYDASITTEDDNFENAGIEFSADINSINTNNTDRDNHLKSGDFFDAENHPKLTFKATSFTKEGDDYELTGDLTLRGITKSVKFPAKFSGLMKDPWGNTKAGLNISSKINRKDWGLNWNSALETGGVLVGEEVKLNIELQLIKL; translated from the coding sequence ATGGCAGCTACAAAATGGGCAATTGACCCAACACACTCAGAAATTGGTTTTAAAGTAAAACACATGATGTTTACTAATGTTTCAGGTACATTTGGAACTTATGATGCATCAATCACAACTGAAGATGACAACTTCGAAAATGCAGGAATTGAATTTTCGGCAGATATCAATTCAATCAATACTAATAACACTGATAGAGACAATCACTTGAAAAGCGGTGACTTTTTTGATGCTGAAAATCATCCAAAACTGACTTTCAAAGCAACATCTTTCACTAAAGAGGGTGATGATTATGAACTGACTGGAGATTTAACTTTAAGAGGCATAACAAAATCAGTGAAATTCCCAGCTAAATTCAGTGGATTAATGAAAGATCCATGGGGAAATACTAAAGCAGGATTGAATATTTCCAGCAAAATAAACCGTAAAGACTGGGGATTGAACTGGAATTCAGCTCTAGAAACCGGCGGTGTTTTAGTAGGTGAAGAAGTAAAACTGAATATCGAACTGCAATTGATAAAATTATAA
- the fabD gene encoding ACP S-malonyltransferase: MKAYVFPGQGAQFTGMGKDLYENSPLAKELFEKANDILGFRITDIMFEGTAEELKETKVTQPAVFLHSVILAKTLQDFKPEMVAGHSLGEFSALVANGALSFEDGLKLVSQRALAMQKACEITPSTMAAVLGLADNIVEEVCASIDGVVVAANYNCPGQLVISGEFSAVEKACEAMKAAGAKRALLLPVGGAFHSPMMEPAREELAAAIEATTFSAPICPVYQNVTASAVSDADEIKKNLIIQLTAPVKWTQSVQQMIADGAALFTEVGPGKVLTGLIGKINKEAATANA; the protein is encoded by the coding sequence ATGAAAGCATACGTATTTCCAGGTCAGGGTGCACAATTCACAGGAATGGGCAAAGACTTATATGAAAACTCACCATTAGCAAAGGAATTATTCGAAAAAGCAAATGATATTTTAGGTTTCCGCATTACAGACATTATGTTTGAAGGTACAGCCGAAGAATTGAAAGAAACCAAAGTTACACAGCCGGCGGTTTTCTTGCACTCGGTTATTTTGGCTAAAACTCTGCAAGATTTCAAACCAGAAATGGTTGCAGGACATTCTTTGGGCGAATTTTCAGCATTGGTTGCCAACGGCGCTTTGTCATTTGAAGACGGGCTGAAATTAGTTTCTCAAAGAGCTTTAGCAATGCAGAAAGCCTGTGAAATAACACCTTCTACAATGGCTGCAGTTCTTGGACTGGCAGATAATATCGTTGAAGAAGTATGCGCTTCTATCGACGGAGTTGTAGTTGCTGCTAATTACAACTGCCCAGGGCAATTAGTAATCTCAGGAGAATTTTCTGCAGTAGAAAAAGCCTGCGAAGCAATGAAAGCTGCAGGTGCAAAACGAGCGCTATTATTACCTGTTGGAGGAGCTTTTCACTCACCAATGATGGAACCGGCAAGAGAAGAATTGGCTGCAGCTATTGAAGCTACGACATTCTCTGCTCCTATCTGCCCAGTATATCAAAACGTAACTGCATCAGCCGTTTCGGATGCTGACGAGATCAAGAAAAACTTAATCATTCAATTGACTGCTCCTGTAAAATGGACACAATCTGTACAGCAGATGATTGCTGACGGTGCGGCTTTGTTTACCGAAGTTGGTCCTGGAAAAGTTTTGACTGGATTAATCGGAAAAATTAATAAAGAAGCTGCTACAGCGAACGCTTAA
- a CDS encoding nuclear transport factor 2 family protein yields MRYVFIILTAVLFQSIGFSQNSSKSNEETAVASRVETLRLAMIDADGKKLKELTSESLSYGHSSGNIQNQAVFIEKIVNGESDFVTIEFQNQTIEIVGDAAIVRHNLAAHTKDGGVDKDIKIGVMLIWQKQKNKWLLIARQAYKLPL; encoded by the coding sequence ATGAGATATGTCTTTATAATTCTTACCGCAGTTTTATTTCAGTCTATAGGTTTTTCTCAAAATAGTTCCAAATCCAATGAAGAAACAGCAGTGGCTTCCCGTGTGGAGACGCTGCGTCTGGCAATGATCGATGCTGATGGTAAAAAACTGAAAGAACTAACTTCTGAAAGTTTAAGTTACGGACATTCCAGCGGTAATATTCAAAATCAGGCTGTGTTCATCGAAAAAATCGTGAATGGAGAATCTGATTTTGTCACAATTGAATTTCAAAACCAGACTATTGAAATTGTGGGCGATGCAGCAATTGTACGTCACAATTTAGCTGCTCATACCAAAGACGGCGGAGTAGATAAAGATATAAAAATTGGTGTAATGCTTATTTGGCAGAAACAAAAAAACAAATGGTTATTAATTGCCAGACAAGCTTATAAATTGCCTTTATAA
- a CDS encoding acyl-CoA dehydrogenase family protein, with the protein MRPDLFQAPDYYNLDDLLSEEHKLVRDSARAWVKREVSPIIEEYAQNAEFPKHLIKGLGEIGGFGPYIPVEYGGAGLDQISYGLIMQEIERGDSGVRSTSSVQSSLVMYPIWKYGNEEQRIKYLPKLATGELMGCFGLTEPNHGSDPGSMITNFKDIGDHYLLNGAKMWISNAPFADIAIVWAKNEEGRIHGLIVERGMEGFTTPETHNKWSLRASSTGELIFDNVKVPKENLLPNKSGLGAPLGCLDSARYGIAWGAIGAAMDCYDTALRYAKERIQFDKPIAGTQLQQKKLAEMITEITKAQLLTWRLGVLRNEGRATTAQISMAKRNNVDMAIHIAREARQMLGGMGITGEYSIMRHMMNLESVITYEGTHDIHLLITGMDVTGIPAFK; encoded by the coding sequence ATGAGACCCGATTTATTTCAAGCGCCAGATTATTATAATTTAGATGATTTATTAAGTGAAGAGCACAAACTTGTCCGTGATTCTGCGCGTGCTTGGGTAAAACGTGAAGTTTCGCCTATTATTGAAGAATATGCTCAGAACGCTGAATTTCCAAAGCATCTTATAAAAGGATTGGGAGAAATAGGAGGATTTGGACCATATATTCCTGTAGAATACGGCGGAGCTGGATTGGATCAAATCTCGTATGGTTTAATAATGCAGGAGATAGAACGCGGTGATTCAGGTGTTCGTTCTACATCGTCAGTGCAGTCTTCTTTAGTTATGTATCCTATTTGGAAATATGGGAACGAAGAACAGAGAATAAAATATCTTCCAAAACTGGCTACTGGCGAATTAATGGGATGTTTTGGGCTTACAGAGCCAAACCACGGTTCAGATCCAGGGAGCATGATTACCAACTTTAAAGACATAGGCGATCATTACCTTTTGAATGGTGCCAAAATGTGGATTTCGAATGCTCCATTTGCAGATATTGCTATTGTTTGGGCCAAAAATGAAGAAGGAAGAATACATGGTTTAATAGTTGAACGAGGAATGGAGGGTTTTACCACTCCGGAAACGCATAATAAATGGTCGCTTCGTGCATCATCAACTGGGGAATTGATTTTTGACAATGTAAAAGTGCCTAAAGAAAATTTACTTCCTAATAAATCTGGATTAGGTGCGCCGCTTGGATGTTTGGATTCTGCCCGCTATGGAATAGCTTGGGGAGCAATTGGAGCGGCGATGGATTGTTATGACACTGCTTTGCGTTATGCTAAAGAAAGAATCCAGTTTGATAAACCAATAGCAGGGACTCAATTACAGCAAAAAAAACTGGCTGAAATGATTACTGAAATTACCAAAGCCCAATTACTTACTTGGAGACTTGGAGTTTTAAGGAATGAAGGCAGAGCTACTACGGCGCAAATCTCAATGGCCAAAAGAAATAATGTAGATATGGCTATTCATATAGCACGTGAAGCCAGACAAATGTTAGGCGGAATGGGAATTACAGGAGAATACTCCATTATGCGTCACATGATGAATTTGGAATCTGTAATTACTTATGAAGGAACTCACGATATTCATTTGCTGATTACTGGAATGGACGTCACAGGAATTCCTGCTTTTAAATAA
- a CDS encoding carbohydrate porin, with translation MALPIVLLTLRIIFIFFLNRKQDIAFGARGTWFLKDWLYLLYEFDMTWRKDGTQDFGQMTKFTIVPTFVSTVVKDVWARPHFRLVYSVAHYNKFAADNLYSLYLS, from the coding sequence TTGGCTTTGCCGATTGTGCTTCTGACTCTCAGAATAATCTTCATTTTTTTTCTTAATCGAAAACAGGATATTGCTTTTGGAGCGAGGGGAACTTGGTTTTTAAAAGACTGGCTGTATTTACTCTATGAATTTGATATGACTTGGAGAAAAGACGGTACGCAGGATTTTGGACAGATGACTAAATTTACTATTGTTCCAACGTTTGTGTCAACTGTGGTAAAAGATGTTTGGGCGAGACCTCATTTCAGATTGGTATATAGTGTAGCACATTATAATAAATTTGCAGCTGATAATCTTTATTCTCTTTATCTCTCGTAA
- a CDS encoding transglutaminase family protein — MKYKLKHQTLYTYINEVHNYQSILCLQPQNSAKQICKNFKIEIEPKPSKIYSRTDYFGNIQHYFSLHQSHKSLKVTVSSEVEVLKNATQLTLNPITCEEARLKFTTDRALKIEVLQYQLPSQFITWDDEITAFAESCLLPKIPLFEAVLNLIKKIYTDFQFKSGSTNVNTPLKTVLKERRGVCQDFSHLAIASLRSVGIPARYVSGYIETLPPVGRPKLEGSDASHAWISVYIPEMGWCEFDPTNNMIPQQRHIVTAYGRDFADVSPMKGIIFSTGDHKVKVEVDVIPVI; from the coding sequence ATGAAATATAAACTAAAACATCAGACACTTTATACCTACATCAATGAGGTTCACAATTACCAGAGTATTTTGTGTCTTCAGCCTCAGAATTCTGCGAAACAGATATGCAAAAATTTCAAGATAGAAATTGAGCCAAAACCCTCTAAAATATATTCCCGCACGGATTATTTTGGAAATATTCAGCATTATTTTTCGCTTCATCAATCGCATAAATCACTAAAAGTTACTGTTTCGAGTGAAGTCGAAGTATTGAAAAATGCGACACAGCTAACTTTAAATCCAATAACCTGCGAAGAAGCCAGATTAAAATTCACAACAGACCGCGCACTCAAAATTGAAGTTCTGCAATATCAATTACCAAGTCAATTTATCACTTGGGACGACGAAATCACCGCTTTTGCCGAAAGCTGTCTGCTTCCAAAGATCCCTCTTTTTGAAGCAGTATTAAATTTAATTAAAAAAATATATACTGATTTTCAGTTCAAATCTGGCTCTACCAATGTCAATACGCCACTAAAAACAGTTCTCAAAGAACGAAGAGGTGTCTGTCAGGATTTCTCTCATCTGGCAATTGCCAGTCTACGGAGCGTGGGGATTCCTGCGCGTTACGTAAGCGGCTATATTGAAACATTACCGCCAGTGGGCAGACCAAAATTAGAAGGTTCAGACGCTTCGCACGCTTGGATATCGGTCTATATTCCAGAAATGGGCTGGTGCGAGTTTGACCCAACTAATAATATGATTCCGCAGCAGCGCCATATCGTAACCGCTTATGGAAGAGATTTTGCCGATGTGTCACCGATGAAAGGAATTATTTTTAGTACCGGCGATCATAAAGTAAAAGTTGAGGTTGATGTAATACCTGTGATTTGA
- the pth gene encoding aminoacyl-tRNA hydrolase produces MIKWIQDLFSSPKTAENTDNMKKFLIVGLGNIGSEYVNTRHNIGFKVLDFLAKKEGLSFETVKLGALAEYKFKGRTFLLLKPNTYMNLSGKAVKFWMDKENIPLENIFVITDDLNLSFGTIRIRKKGSDGGHNGLKNINLVLNTQEYTRFRFGISDEFKKGQQVDYVLGDWDDNEKAKLPERLEVASEIIKSFGTAGLENTMTTFNGK; encoded by the coding sequence ATGATAAAATGGATACAAGACCTGTTTTCATCACCAAAAACAGCAGAGAACACAGATAATATGAAAAAATTTTTAATCGTAGGCCTAGGCAACATCGGCTCCGAATACGTAAACACCCGACACAACATTGGATTTAAAGTCTTAGATTTCCTAGCCAAAAAAGAGGGGCTTTCATTCGAAACCGTAAAACTGGGCGCATTAGCCGAATACAAATTTAAAGGAAGAACCTTTTTATTACTCAAGCCCAACACTTACATGAATTTAAGCGGTAAAGCCGTCAAATTCTGGATGGACAAAGAAAACATTCCGCTTGAAAATATTTTTGTCATTACCGATGATTTAAATCTTTCCTTTGGAACCATCCGCATCCGAAAAAAAGGAAGCGACGGCGGGCATAACGGACTAAAAAACATCAATCTCGTTTTAAACACACAAGAATACACCCGCTTCCGATTTGGCATTAGCGACGAATTCAAAAAAGGACAACAGGTTGATTACGTACTTGGAGACTGGGATGACAACGAGAAAGCAAAACTTCCCGAAAGGCTGGAAGTCGCTTCCGAAATCATAAAATCGTTTGGAACTGCAGGTTTAGAAAATACCATGACTACATTCAACGGAAAATAA
- a CDS encoding ribose-phosphate pyrophosphokinase — translation MSHLEPEAKIFACSKSEYLAEKIAKEYGIPLGKVTMSTYSDGEFQPSYEESIRGLRVFIVCSTFPSADNLMELLLMIDAAKRASARHITAVMPYFGWARQDRKDKPRVPIGAKLVANLLDAAGATRIMTMDLHADQIQGFFEKPVDHLFASTIFLPYVESLGLENLTIASPDMGGSKRAYAYSKFLDSEVVICYKQRKAANIIETMELIGAVEGKNVILVDDMIDTGGTLAKAADLMIEKGALSVRAICTHAILSGGAYEKIENSKLLELIVTDSIPLKKQSNKIRVVSCAPLFAEVMHMVHHNNSISGKFLM, via the coding sequence ATGTCACACCTAGAACCAGAAGCTAAAATTTTTGCTTGTTCAAAAAGTGAATATCTTGCAGAAAAAATTGCAAAAGAATACGGAATTCCATTAGGAAAAGTAACCATGTCAACTTACAGTGACGGTGAATTTCAGCCTTCTTATGAAGAGTCTATCAGAGGTTTACGCGTGTTTATTGTTTGCTCAACGTTCCCTTCTGCAGATAATTTAATGGAACTACTATTAATGATTGACGCAGCAAAACGCGCATCAGCAAGACACATTACAGCTGTAATGCCATACTTCGGCTGGGCAAGACAAGACAGAAAAGATAAACCAAGAGTTCCGATTGGAGCCAAGCTGGTAGCTAATTTACTGGATGCCGCCGGAGCAACAAGAATAATGACAATGGATCTGCATGCAGACCAGATACAAGGATTCTTTGAAAAACCTGTAGATCATCTTTTTGCATCCACTATATTTTTACCATACGTAGAAAGTTTAGGTCTTGAAAATTTAACGATTGCTTCACCAGACATGGGAGGATCAAAAAGAGCTTATGCATATTCTAAGTTTTTGGATTCTGAAGTGGTTATCTGCTACAAACAAAGAAAGGCAGCAAATATTATCGAAACAATGGAACTTATTGGAGCTGTAGAAGGCAAAAATGTAATCCTAGTAGATGACATGATTGACACAGGAGGAACTTTAGCCAAAGCTGCCGATTTAATGATCGAAAAAGGTGCCTTAAGTGTAAGAGCAATTTGCACACACGCCATTTTATCCGGAGGTGCTTATGAAAAAATAGAAAATTCAAAATTACTTGAACTAATCGTAACCGATTCTATTCCGTTAAAAAAACAATCAAACAAAATAAGAGTAGTGAGCTGTGCGCCTCTTTTTGCCGAAGTAATGCACATGGTACACCACAATAATTCCATTAGCGGGAAGTTTTTAATGTAA
- a CDS encoding DUF3050 domain-containing protein — MNIETINNNIQIQKQQLLNHSLYEKIKTIDDLHSFLECHVFAVWDFMSLLKALQNKLTCTAIPWFATPHPETRYLINEIVLAEESDLSMDGRHLSHFEMYLEAMQDCGAKTVYIEQFLSEVNSLHNIFVAIKKSSLHPNIKAFLDFTFKVIEEGKPHEIAAAFTFGREDLIPAMFTEILKQFQSNFPNYKLDKLLYYFERHIELDADEHGPMAMTMIKELCGEDPKKWLDVQNISILALEKRIALWDAIEELIVSKPEMV, encoded by the coding sequence ATGAATATTGAAACAATCAACAATAATATCCAGATTCAAAAACAGCAATTATTAAATCATTCCTTATATGAAAAAATAAAAACTATTGATGATCTGCATTCTTTTTTGGAATGCCATGTGTTTGCTGTTTGGGATTTTATGTCGCTTTTAAAGGCGTTACAAAACAAATTAACCTGCACAGCAATACCTTGGTTTGCAACACCGCATCCAGAAACGAGGTATTTAATCAACGAAATTGTATTGGCAGAAGAAAGTGACTTGAGCATGGACGGGAGACATTTAAGCCATTTTGAAATGTATCTGGAAGCGATGCAGGATTGCGGAGCGAAAACAGTTTATATTGAACAGTTTTTATCAGAGGTTAATTCGCTTCATAATATATTTGTGGCAATCAAGAAAAGTAGTCTGCATCCAAATATTAAAGCTTTTCTGGATTTTACATTTAAAGTTATTGAAGAAGGAAAGCCTCATGAAATTGCGGCAGCATTTACTTTTGGCAGAGAAGATTTAATTCCTGCTATGTTTACAGAAATTTTGAAGCAATTTCAGTCCAATTTTCCGAATTATAAGTTAGATAAACTTCTTTATTATTTTGAAAGGCACATTGAATTAGACGCGGACGAGCATGGTCCTATGGCTATGACAATGATAAAAGAACTTTGTGGTGAAGACCCAAAAAAGTGGTTAGATGTGCAGAATATTTCGATTTTGGCTTTAGAAAAAAGAATAGCTCTTTGGGATGCAATCGAAGAACTGATTGTTTCAAAACCCGAAATGGTTTAA
- a CDS encoding protein-glutamine glutaminase family protein — protein sequence MFSEIKKSGLPFGYQQANCHNISHYIRLLLASKGCYCAKIWVFAPVVYSSTNSRQISFIDKKNSSPTGTIDWGYHVAPVIEVKINGKARKMVIDVGLFPNGIVRYRTWLAKLNTKKLIYLIMDSEWYLYNSSILTNAQLQTDTNESNENQPNIKLPDWFSDKHITDFFKYEEDALEQHWIEKGLAVNETAMTFYDTEIKPILDSEQHQELAADYKMLAGNVFNFETVFRDNNWNYEMDNDFQLKHQEIISKYREIYSSNLNKWLEKFSLIETFN from the coding sequence TTGTTTTCAGAAATTAAAAAATCGGGGCTTCCTTTTGGCTATCAGCAGGCTAACTGTCATAATATTTCGCATTACATCAGACTGTTATTAGCATCGAAAGGATGTTATTGTGCCAAAATCTGGGTTTTTGCCCCTGTTGTTTATTCTTCTACAAACAGCCGACAGATTTCTTTTATTGATAAAAAAAATAGCTCTCCAACCGGAACAATCGATTGGGGTTATCATGTGGCTCCTGTAATTGAGGTCAAAATTAATGGCAAGGCACGCAAAATGGTTATTGACGTGGGATTATTTCCAAATGGAATTGTTAGATACAGGACTTGGCTTGCCAAATTAAACACCAAAAAACTTATTTATTTAATTATGGATTCTGAATGGTATTTATACAATTCTTCTATCCTTACAAATGCACAGCTTCAAACTGATACTAATGAATCGAATGAAAATCAGCCTAATATAAAACTTCCTGATTGGTTTTCGGACAAACATATTACTGATTTTTTTAAGTATGAAGAAGATGCTTTGGAACAGCATTGGATAGAAAAAGGATTGGCGGTGAACGAAACAGCTATGACTTTTTATGATACCGAAATCAAACCCATTCTTGATTCAGAACAGCATCAGGAATTAGCTGCTGATTATAAAATGCTGGCTGGAAATGTTTTTAATTTTGAAACCGTTTTTAGAGACAATAACTGGAACTACGAGATGGATAACGATTTTCAGCTGAAACATCAGGAGATCATCTCTAAATACCGTGAGATTTATTCTTCGAATCTCAATAAGTGGCTGGAAAAATTCTCTTTGATAGAAACTTTTAATTAG
- a CDS encoding 50S ribosomal protein L25/general stress protein Ctc, whose product MKSITIKGSERESVGKVATKALRNAGLVPCVLYGGSQAVHFSAEVIAFKNLVYTPNAHTVVIELANGKSFNAVLQDIQVHPVSDKILHVDFFQIHDDKEITIEVPVKIIGNSKGVMAGGDLRLNNRKLKVKALPANLPDFVEADITPLDMGNKLYVTKVPTPNFKIMHPDNTVICQVKISRAAMKAAQEAAKAAKAPAKKKK is encoded by the coding sequence ATGAAATCGATTACAATTAAAGGATCAGAAAGAGAAAGCGTGGGCAAAGTAGCTACTAAAGCCTTACGTAATGCTGGATTGGTTCCTTGCGTATTATACGGAGGAAGTCAAGCAGTTCATTTTTCAGCGGAAGTTATAGCTTTCAAGAACTTGGTTTACACTCCAAACGCACACACAGTTGTGATTGAGCTTGCGAATGGTAAATCATTCAATGCTGTATTACAAGATATCCAGGTTCACCCGGTATCTGACAAAATTTTACATGTTGACTTCTTTCAAATCCATGATGACAAAGAAATCACTATTGAAGTTCCAGTAAAAATCATCGGTAACTCAAAAGGGGTTATGGCAGGTGGAGATTTACGTCTTAACAACCGTAAATTAAAAGTTAAAGCTTTACCAGCTAACCTTCCTGATTTTGTTGAGGCTGACATCACTCCTCTTGACATGGGTAACAAATTATACGTTACTAAAGTGCCAACGCCAAACTTCAAAATCATGCACCCAGACAATACAGTAATTTGTCAAGTGAAGATTTCTCGTGCGGCTATGAAAGCTGCTCAAGAAGCTGCAAAAGCTGCAAAAGCTCCAGCAAAAAAGAAAAAATAA
- a CDS encoding 3-deoxy-D-manno-octulosonic acid transferase: MHFLYNLATQLAQFLVKITVLFSPKMKLFVDGRKDVFLILKQKIASHDRTIWFHSASLGEYEQGLPVIEKIKEKHPDHKIIISFFSPSGYEVRKNNTIADATVYLPLDTPQNAKRFVELVHPDLVFFIKYEFWINYLDQLQKKQIPTYLISGIFREQQLFFKWYGGFYRKALNNFTYFFVQNENSKKLITQLGKTNVTISGDTRFDRVAAILDKDNTLEFIAQFKNNKTTIVIGSSWPKDESLLTDYINSCPHDVKFIIAPHNIKPEQIQQLQNSITKKTVLFSEKENKELSQFEVFIIDTIGILTKIYSYGDIAYVGGGFGKGIHNLLEPATFGIPIVIGPNFSHFDEAVKLVENKGCASVKNFSELEIIFSTLIQNTETRHQKGKICAEFVQNNKGATDCILSQIIDIKN, from the coding sequence ATGCATTTCCTTTACAATTTAGCTACCCAATTAGCCCAGTTTTTAGTAAAAATCACAGTTCTTTTTAGTCCAAAAATGAAACTTTTTGTAGACGGAAGAAAGGATGTTTTTTTAATTTTAAAACAAAAAATAGCGTCTCATGACCGAACAATCTGGTTTCACTCAGCTTCTTTAGGTGAATACGAACAGGGACTGCCTGTAATTGAAAAAATCAAAGAAAAACACCCGGACCATAAAATTATCATCAGCTTTTTTTCACCTTCAGGATATGAAGTACGCAAAAACAATACAATTGCCGATGCGACAGTTTACCTGCCTTTGGACACACCGCAGAACGCAAAACGATTTGTAGAACTAGTTCATCCCGACCTTGTCTTTTTTATCAAATACGAATTTTGGATTAATTACCTGGATCAGCTGCAAAAAAAGCAGATTCCTACTTATTTAATTTCTGGTATTTTTAGAGAACAGCAATTATTTTTTAAATGGTACGGAGGCTTTTACAGAAAAGCACTGAATAACTTCACATACTTTTTTGTGCAGAATGAAAATTCAAAAAAACTAATTACCCAGCTAGGAAAAACCAATGTCACAATTTCTGGAGACACCCGATTTGACAGAGTTGCTGCAATATTAGACAAAGACAACACTCTTGAATTTATTGCACAGTTCAAAAACAATAAAACAACAATAGTTATTGGAAGTTCATGGCCAAAAGACGAATCATTACTAACAGACTACATTAATTCCTGTCCGCATGATGTAAAATTCATCATTGCACCGCACAATATTAAACCTGAACAAATTCAGCAGTTACAAAACAGCATCACAAAAAAAACAGTTTTATTTTCAGAAAAAGAAAACAAAGAGCTGTCACAATTTGAAGTCTTTATAATTGACACTATAGGCATTCTAACCAAGATTTACAGTTATGGCGACATTGCTTATGTAGGGGGCGGTTTTGGAAAGGGCATCCATAATCTTTTAGAACCTGCCACATTTGGAATACCAATAGTAATAGGGCCTAATTTTTCACATTTCGATGAAGCTGTTAAACTGGTTGAAAACAAAGGCTGTGCATCGGTAAAAAATTTCTCAGAACTCGAAATCATTTTCTCAACACTAATTCAAAACACAGAAACAAGACATCAAAAAGGAAAAATCTGTGCCGAATTTGTACAAAATAACAAAGGAGCCACCGATTGTATTTTGAGCCAAATTATCGACATAAAAAATTGA
- a CDS encoding DegT/DnrJ/EryC1/StrS family aminotransferase produces the protein MKKIQMVDLKSQYDKIAATVNASIQEVLDTNTYINGPQVHLFQKNLEEYLDVKHVIPCANGTDALQIAMMGLDLKPGDEVITADFTFAATVEVIALLQLTPVLVDVDVENMNISIEAIKKAITPKTKAIVPVHLFGRSANMDEIMAIAKEHNLYVIEDNAQAIGANYTFADGTKKKAGVIGHVSSTSFFPSKNLGCYGDGGAIFTNDDALAHKIRGIVNHGMYERYHHDVVGVNSRLDSIQAGVLNAKLPFLNEYNTARRLAASKYNAAFEGNENIVTPAFDLNGDDHVFHQYVLRIIDADRDALMQHLLDKGIPCAIYYPIPLHSQKAYVDVRYKEEDFPVTNQLVKEVIALPMHTELDDEQIKFITDSVKEFLK, from the coding sequence ATGAAAAAAATACAAATGGTTGACTTGAAAAGTCAATATGATAAAATTGCAGCAACTGTAAACGCTTCTATCCAAGAAGTTTTGGATACTAATACTTATATTAATGGACCACAGGTTCATCTATTTCAAAAAAATCTCGAAGAATATTTAGATGTAAAACACGTAATTCCATGTGCAAATGGAACTGATGCGCTGCAGATTGCCATGATGGGCTTGGATTTAAAACCAGGCGACGAGGTAATTACTGCAGATTTTACTTTTGCAGCCACTGTTGAAGTTATTGCTTTATTGCAGCTGACACCAGTATTGGTGGATGTCGATGTGGAAAATATGAATATTTCTATTGAAGCCATTAAAAAAGCCATTACTCCAAAAACAAAAGCAATTGTGCCGGTACATTTGTTTGGGCGTTCTGCCAATATGGATGAAATTATGGCAATTGCCAAAGAACATAATCTCTATGTAATTGAGGATAATGCGCAGGCTATCGGAGCTAATTACACTTTCGCTGATGGAACAAAAAAGAAAGCGGGGGTTATTGGTCATGTAAGTTCAACTTCATTTTTTCCTTCAAAAAATTTAGGATGTTATGGTGACGGCGGTGCTATTTTTACCAATGATGATGCTTTAGCGCACAAAATAAGAGGAATCGTTAATCACGGAATGTACGAGCGTTACCACCATGATGTAGTGGGAGTAAATTCAAGATTGGACAGTATTCAGGCTGGAGTCTTGAATGCAAAACTACCTTTCCTGAACGAGTACAATACGGCACGCCGATTAGCAGCTTCAAAATACAATGCAGCTTTTGAAGGAAATGAAAATATTGTTACTCCAGCATTTGACTTAAATGGAGATGATCACGTTTTTCATCAATATGTTCTTCGAATTATTGATGCCGATAGAGATGCATTGATGCAGCATTTATTAGATAAAGGAATTCCTTGTGCTATTTATTATCCAATTCCGCTGCATTCGCAAAAAGCATACGTGGATGTACGTTATAAGGAAGAAGATTTTCCGGTAACAAATCAATTGGTAAAAGAAGTAATCGCATTGCCAATGCACACCGAATTGGACGATGAGCAGATTAAATTTATAACTGACAGTGTGAAGGAGTTTTTAAAATAA